Within Larus michahellis chromosome 5, bLarMic1.1, whole genome shotgun sequence, the genomic segment aatacctccagggatggtgactcaaccatttctctgggcagcctgttccaatgtttggtaacactttcggtgaagaaatttttcctaatatccaatctaaacctcccctggtacaatttgaggccatttcctcttgtcccatctcctgttacttgggagaagagaccgacccccacctggctacagcctcctttcagggagctgtagagagcgataaggtctcccctcagcctccttttctccaggctgaacacccccagctccctcacccgctcctcataaggcttgtgctccagacccctcaccagcttcgttgcccttctctggacatgctccagcacctcaatgtctttcttgtggtgaggggcccaaaactggacacagccctcgaggtggggcctcaccagtgcccagtacagggggtgatcactgccctagtcctgctggccacgctatttctgataaAAGCCAAAATGCtcttggccctcttggccacctggccacactgccagctcatattcagccagctacCGACCAGTCTGTATctgagattaaatattttattcatgaATTAAAAAGACTTTCATGTCCATGGTCTGCTAAAGGAGTGGGCCTGCAGACCTGCAGAAATGCTGGGTCTTCCCCAAGCTGTGCCTGGGGAAGCGGTGGTCCTCAGCACCTTGCCCTCTCCCACGTTCTCCGCAGGCCCCTGCGGGGGTTCCCACCtccttttttctctgcagatccACCGAGTTGCTTGCAAGACTGACACTTCATGTGCTTTGGTCAAATTGCAGGAAGCTGGAAAAACTGACACATTTTGGCAGAGACAGGGGTGTGAACACGTGGAGTTGACACATCTGAGGTGTCACAGAACAAAAATAGGAGCGGGGAGCAGACCGCAGACGTGTCTGTCCATGTATGTGGTTTTATCCTATGGGCATGCTTATGTGGTACAAGAAGATGGAAATTTGCTCCCAGATTTTCAGATTGTgctttaagattttaatttaactgttttaaatactatttaaaattattgttctTTTGTAGCAGTAATCTGTGGTTTAGAAATGCTAAAGCAGAGAAGTCAAACTCCTTTTATAAGGCAGCCTGCACTTGGTTCGAGCCACCTTCTGTAGAAGTTCCTATAATGCAGACGCTGTAAAGATAAAGTGGACAGGTAATTaaatgcacaaaaccaaaagcaatgtTCCTTTTCTCCTAACATACAGAGTACTGTTTATATTacagaataaatacagaaataaaagatgagACTAAGACATCAAAACTGAACTCTTGGTTTAACCCCAGGACTGCAAAGTCAAGGATGCCTAAGGCAGGGAAAACTTAAGTTATTTTGCTGACACTGTCACGATATTCACCAGTCTGCACCAGAGCTAATAAACTTTGCAAACCCAAAGGTGATTAATTTAGGTGCTGTGCTGCAAAGCATGGTTAGAACTCTGCTAGACTCAAGGCAGCATGTCCCTGCGGTGCTCTCTGGAGGTGTGTTACACTCCTGGCTTGGTTTGGCTCCGCTCTAGGGAGCTCTGTGCACGCTAAAGGTCCTCAGACTGTCCCAAGAAGTTTGCTGGGTAACCCTGGGTTAGCATGTAATGGCTTATTAAGCCATATGTTTTGTAAATGTATTTCACTTAACCATGTTAAAAACAAGGGCTTAGACTTCTACCTTGAAACTATTGATTGGGTAATAAAGATAATTGTTTCTTAATGACACCCTGGAGCCTGTTCAACCACCGGGAGTCATCTCAGGGTCAGTATCACCAGGTGCTGACCTAGTTCTGCAAAGCTGGGATAGTCTGGCCGGGGGGATCCCACCAcctgcccacagagccagcagtcAAGACTAGTCCTGGCAGCCCATCAcacactttcatagaatcatagaatagtttgggttggaaggaacctttaagggtcatctaatccaacgcccctgcaacgagcagggacatcttcaactagatcaagttgctaagagccccatccaacctggctttgaacacctccagggatggggcatctaccacctctctgggcagcctgttccagtgtctcaccaccctcattgtaaaaaatttcttccgtctagtctaaatcttccctctttcagtttaaagccattaccccttgtcctatcacaacaggccctgctaaaaagtttgtccccatctttcttataagccccctttaaatactgagaggccacaataaggtctcccggaaccttctcttctccaggttgagcaaccccaactctctcagcctgtcctcacaggagaggtggtctatccctctgatcatttttgtgacctcctctggacctgctgcaacaggtccatgcctttcctatgctggggactccagagctggacacagaactccaggtggggtctcacgagagcggagtagagggggagaatcacctcccttgacctgctggccacgctgcttttgatgcagcccaggatatagtTGGCCTTCTGGGGTGTGAGTGCATATTGTTGACTCATGTCCAGCAtatcatccaccagtacccccaagtccttcttggcaggacTACTCTCatccttcatcccccagcctgtgtcaataccaggggttgccccgacccaggtgcaggaccctgcacttggccttgttgaacctcctgaggttcacatgggcgcacttcttgagcttgtcgaggtccctctagatggcatcccatccctcaggtgtgtcaagaGGGAGGAAAGTTAAATATATGGAACACAAATACTGTCCGGGTGCCCCAGGAGCAAGCTCCTTCCTTCGGATGCAGAGTTCAGGTGGGCTCACAGAAGTCCCCTGGTGAGAACTAGGACTTCGTAGCGATTTAGACACACCAAAAGCCACCTGGGGTGGCGCCTCGAGTCCTTCATGTCCATTCCCCCCGGTGAGGGACGCCACCTCCGCCTGGGGCCGGGGGactgcggggcgggcggggcgcgcCCAGGTGCGCCGGGACGGGCGGAGCCTCCGCCGCCGGGCTGCGCAGCCCGCGGAAGGGCCGCcccgcagccatggggcagcGAGAGGCGCTGCCCGCCCGCTCGTCCTGCCGCACCGGTCAGTGCCTGCACGGGCGCGGAGGGGGGAACCGGGaggcgcggggctgcgcggcAGGTGCGCGGGGGAACGcgcggcgctggggagggggagggggcgcggAAGGCGCGCGGGGGtgcgcggcggggagggcgcggTATGTGCGCGGCGCCGGTTCTGCGGCCCCTCCCGCGCTCCCTCTGCGACTCCTATCGCTATCGCGACTGCAGCCTTCGTCAGACTTTGCTGCGCCGTGAGGTCACGCAGTTGTTTTCCCGGGAGTGCGGCGTCGGGGAGGCTCCTGCCCTTCTTCGACCGAGGTCGCTTCGTGCCTGAACGCTCTTTTCGGCATCTTTTGTGTGCTTttgtgatgggggggggggggggtgtgtgtgtcccttgCCACTTCCCGGCACATCCTGCTTTTGGCCCCAGTAGCCAGGCCTTGGACAAAGTGGGCTTGGGGTTTCCCAGGTGATGGAGACCGGCATTTCATGTCCCTGCCAGGTGTGAGCTGACCCGTGGGCGCAATAAAAATGGTCAAAGTACATGTCTAATCGGAGCAAATAGTTTTCCAGATGACTTAGGACCAGGATCTTCAGGGGCAGGTTAAAAGCGAAGCTGGCTGTTGCTAACGAACCAGGACTGCAAACCGACAGCGAGTTAAACTTGCTAGAAAGGAATGTGTAGTACCGGGCTGGCTGATCTACCTGACTGAGAGCATATTTAGGTATTGGAGAAAACATTTTTGGATTTAGCTGAATGGTAAAAATACTTTAGAAGTTACAACAGTGCCCGCCTGAGCGCAGACTGGTTTCCTGTTGCTACCGACTTTAAGTCAGAGCTGGGAGAGTTTGTGTCAGCAAGGAGGGGTTCCGCTGACAGGTTCGTGTTTGTTGACATTTGGAAGTGGGAGGTGAAACTCGCTGAGCTACAGAAACTGGGTGCTGAGCAAGCCAGGCGGCCTCAGAGGTTTGTCACCTTCCTCGGTCCTTCCAGGTAGTCTTCAGACTGGTCGCAGTGGGCAATAAAGTTATAGTAATTCCTGGAtcagcctcctcctcccagctctcgGGTTGTTCTTTGATCAGTGGAGTGACATACCACCTTACATGGAAATGGAACAAATGACACAtctttttaaaactagaaaaaagcTTATCAGTGCAATAAATGGAGATCACAGCTATTCAAATCGACTCTTCTCGGCTGGCAGACGGAACAGGCGAAAAATCCAACGTCTCTTTGTAAAAGTGAGCAAAGATGGCATTTCACAAAGGAGAGAAACATCCTGTGGCAGTCACTGAGTGACTTGCTGCAGATTAAACAAGGCGTGATTAAATTTTCATTATTCGATGTTGTAAAGTCTGACGGGGACTGAAAAACTTATGAATCAGTAGAAAAAGTAGTAGTAGTGTCATACGGAAGGGAATAAGCCTGCCGTTCGCCTACAGCTCAATGGAAGTACGCCGTTCacaaaaagggggggaagagagTTACTTTCTTCACTTTAGAAACCCGACACGCTGATAAAAAGCTGCCTTTACCATTGCAGGTAGTTAGAAGACCATACTTATCAAGAGTCTTTGTCTCaatgctttcttttaattaaaggCAAGAGCTGTTGCTGCTTCTCCCGTAAAGCCTGTAGAAGCTGCGTGGTGGAGGTACAGGTGTCACCGGTCTGGTTTAGCATCCTTAGAAGGCATGGAGAGCCCAGGGATTCATTCACTGGCAACCTCCCTGCTTTTTTGCCTTGCTCTGATGTTGAGTTACCCAAGAGAAACATTTACGCCTAAAGAActtctctgtaattttcttttataatttaatCTTTAATAATTACGTCAAAACTTAAGTGTctgcaaaattttcttcttctgagactGTGCTAACACTTtaggattttaaaatactttcagataCAGATGCAAATCCCATTTCCTTTACATTATCCAATTGCAACTTCTAGTAATGATAAGATGGCAGAATACTATCTGCCCTCCACGCTATGCAAAAGTAGTTTTGTGTACTTGTAAATTCTTTAAGATTTCCATCTTCAGCTGCAGAATACGGACATAATGGTCCCCCATCTCATGGGATCATTTTAACAAAGTCTGGTTTAGCAATACAGAACAACTCCTGTTATACAGAAACTCTCTCAGCAAACAAGGAAACGTGAAAATCAAATTAGAACTTCCTGTAGTCTGTTTGTTGCGCAGTATGGCACGGGAAAACTGGGAGCAGGTACTCATTCCAGTTCCTTACTTGTAACAGGTGGTGTCTCCCAGTGTTAATATCAGCAGTGTCAGCTGCAAATGAAGGTATGATATCAAATTTCGTACTGCTTTCAGtactttttgatattttaaatagcCCTTCCTAAACAGTATTAGGTGAATTATTCAAGGCTGCTTATTGTTAATTGTGCAGTGAAGTACTTTTGACAGAACGTTCATCTTTCCAGAGCTTAGGTATGAACAGACACAGAGGCACATCCTTTTTACCAAGCGTTTTGGTGTTTTCCTagtgtttttttcagttgggtgaaaagaagaaaaaaaaaaaaaaaaagtgagcgtATTACTGATGGTGCCACTCAGCAGAATGAATCATTCATGTGTCATTTTAATTACAGGGGAAGCACGGAAAGCGAAATTATTTGTTGCATCCAGTGCTTTATATGAATCACAATGGACTGAGCTTCTGTACATCagctgttttgtattttaacatgTCTTCACCACAAAacctttctttccaaaaaggTTGTCCTCCAGAGCTATTCCAGACTAGATTCTCAGATCCACCGCAGCCTACCATGAGAAACGGTGAAACCGTCAGCCCTGTTGCAGCATTCCTGCCTGACCCCTGCTGCCCCATGCAAAATAACCACTCCTTTCATTCTTGGAAATACAATGcctcttcttcctttaaaaaCCACATGTAGGCTGATGGCAATGGCGTCATTCCCACAGGCTGTCGTGACAGTGATGCTGATAAGGCTTGGCTGGTGGAGAGCGTGAAGCTtcactttgagcagcctggtctagtgggaggtgtccctgcccatggcaggggcgttggaagtaggtgatctttaaggtcccttccaacccaaaccattctgtgattcagtctTAGCTCAGGGTCAGCCGGCTCTGCAGCTGGGTCGCAGGGGTAGCCAGGGGGACTGTCCCCTGCAGGCCGTGGTCTTCCTCCAGCTAGGCGTTGTCGAGGTTGGATGAAAATTGCTCTGAGGTGTAACGAGGCCTCCACCTCAAAATTTTACGAGTGGCTAAAGTAGATCTGCCTCACACTGAACAACTTTAATAAAGCGTATTTGTGCCCACATGCAGTAAGGGTTTGCTCCTTATatagatatttctttttatttgtcgTTTCCAAATCTCAGCAGAAGCCTGGAATAACAGCAGGTTTACTCTAGCAGGCAAAGTCTGGAATAAGGAATTTGTCtatgtgtttgtatttttgggGATGTGGTCTCTGCACAGCACAAAAGCAGCCTTTCTTTGTGAGATTTCAGGTTAGCTCATACAATTCAGTTAGAATTTTACATTGaagataatattttaatgttgCGTGCCTTGGTATTGGCTTCATCGCTTGACTGAGCCaatgtagtgaaaaaaaaaatttaaaaaaaaaaaaaggtacgcACCTGTGAATTAGAGGGGTGGGTAATGACCTGGGACAGCATCGGGTATGTTATGTGGATTTTGTGGATTATTTGCACCATCAGAAATGGCAAGTGCTCTAGGAAGACATGGAAAAGAGTAAGCAGAGCGAGGACGGGGCTCCCCCAGAGCCATGCCTGGTTCATGAATCACttgtcctcctttttctcctcccagggGCCGTGCTCTCTTTCACTTGCCATGACTCCTGCCAAGCATGGTGCCAGATCATCAACGTCTCTGAATCACGCTCTTCTCTCCTCGCCTCGATGGACGGGACTCTCAATGAAACGAACTGGAGCATTTCCACCTCTGCTGGAAGCAAATATCGCCTCTACGTTGGCTTGGCTTTGGCGATAAGTTCCAGTATCTTTATTGGTTCTAGTTTCATACTGAAGAAGAAAGGACTTTTGAAACTGGCAGAGAAAGGAGTGCCCCGAGCTGGTAAGCGCTGGTGCCTGCCTCGcccctgctcctggggacacAAACGCCTCTTAGAACTTGGCAAAATCAAGGTTCAACTCACAGATCACACATTTAAAACCGTTACAGTTGGAAAACTGACGTACTTTAATAGCAATCCGAAGTTCTATCTTGGCTAGGGATGGAAATACAGTATTATTTCTCTGCGTGTGATTACAGGGCCTGGGATTTCAGAATTCCTAGGGCTGTGGGGGCAGCGCTGGGTATTAAATCTAGTAAGTTGTTGATGTTTCCTGCCTGACAGCAGTTAGATACCAAATAAAATTCTCCATTCATCCTACCCTTCAAaatgcctttctctctcttttttttccgtcttttttccccctcatttgaGATGGAAAGTCTTAAAATGGTAACTAggtttaggattattttttttttaaaaggaagtgcAATGAGCTGTAGAAAGGATACCCATTACCAAAGTTTCTAGAGTTAGTACAACTATTCTTTCATCAAAGTCAACAGATGAAGATCTAGAAAAAGGCCTGTTGGACAAATTCCATCATTCCCTTTGCATAGATTTAAATATATAGCATTAGCAGTTTTTATGTTGTTTGTTGTGTTTATTGCAGTATACTGTTCCAGAGAATTCGGTTATTTGAAACAAATGTGTTAGTGCATGttcaatatatttacattttatgtcaaaaaaaaaaaagcattcggtggtatttttctttctaatttctctCAATTTAACGTATAAGCAGAGTCAAAATGCAGCTGACTCTGTATGAATATATTGGATCTGACCTGGGGAAGCCCTTCGAAGCATTTCTTAAGCTTGCTAACAACCTTCATGGACATTTTACTTTTGCTTGGAAATTTCCCTTTTGTCAAATACCACTTTTCAGAAGTCCAAGCCACAATGCAGTAGAGCTATTGTCATTAAAAATGACAgtcaaaatcaaacaaaaaattcttCATGCCACATGCAGATAACATGCTCTTTCAGTACTTTATATGGCTAGGGGCAAACGTGAAGCTGTGGTTTAGTTTATTATAATAAGGTGATCACTTTCttctaagattattttttccactttcaggACAGGGTGGATATTCTTATTTGAAGGAATGGCTGTGGTGGGCTGGACTGCTTTCAAGTAagtcacctctttcctcccaacCTATAATGTGAATGTTACATAAAGCAGattgttttaaacagatttattCCCTGATTTTTCACTCCCCTCACTTTAAAGAAATGCGTCTGCAATCTCCGTTATGACAGAAGCTGGTTTGATATCCTGTCtctcaaatactgtgtttgctttttgcagAATAACAACTTTTTCTTTAATATCCAGTCAAAAGCAATGGGATTGAATCTGTCCAGCTTCTAGGAGTATTTAGGGGAAAAGTCATAGAATtcttagggttggaagggaccttaaagatcatctagttccaacccccctgccatgggcagggacacctcccactagatcaggttgctcagagccccatccagcctggccttgaacacctccagggatggggctttcaccacctctctgggcaacctgttccagtgtctcaccaccctcatggtgaagaacctcttcctaacgtccagtctgaatcgacccatctctagttttaatccattccctctagtcctaccattacccgacatcctaaaaagtccctcaccatctttcttgtaggcccccttaagatactggtaggccactataaggtctcctcggagctgccttttctccagactgaacaaccccaactccctcagtctgtcctcataataggagaggtgctccagccctctgatcatactcatcgcccttctctggacacattcgagcacgtccatatctttcttgtagtaggggctccagaattggatgcagtactccaggtggggtctcacgagagtggagtagagggggagaatcacctcccttgacctgctggccatgattttcctgatgcagcccaggatacgattggctttctgggctgctagtgcacactgacagctcatgttgagccactcctccaccagcacccccaagtccttgtcttcagggctgctctcaagccagtcgcagcccagcctatatcggtgcttgggattgccccgacccagatggaggacctcgcacttggtcttgttgaacttcagaAAAGTATTTAACTTTCTTCAGCCTTTGTGATGTCCAGAGGAGGTTAgataattttgaaaggaaaacttgCTTATATAGTgtagaaaaaagatttttgtttataTTGCCTATCATACAAAACATGTATATTGATGTTCCATTTATTCCTCCCCGTCACCTCAACCTGATCCAAATGTTCTTTCTTCTGCAGTGGGATTAGGAGAAGCTGCAAACTTTGCTGCTTACGCCTTTGCACCTGCAACCTTAGTTACCCCCTTGGGTGCACTGAGTGTTCTCATAAGGTTAGTACAAGCTGGGGGCAAACCCTGACAGATGAACCGTTCACTGCGTGAGGGGAAAATACTGTCTTTGGCTGAAAGTAGAGAATTTTACTAAGAAAACCGAAAAGCAATATATGgacaaaaaaatgctttttcttccttggtgGAAAGGTCCTGTTCTTATTTAGAACTGAATTTTCTGGGTAGGGGGAATGAGAAGTCTTGTTCCAAAGACTAGTAAATGCTTTCCCAACAGCCTTCCACCTATATTATAAAGTATTTCTTATCAGCATATACCAGGTATACTGCTGATGCACGGTGGTAGAAGGCTGTAATTAATCTCTTCCTAGAAAACTGAAGGTTTCTTCAGGAGTCTTATCCTGGTCTTTAGTTTTGAAAaagacttcaaaagaaaatacagtatttccctgttaaaatgttttcaaaaacatttatttttttataggaGCATAATTTCATATTAAGGCACACTTAGTAAGcattttgggtttgttgggtcTTTTCCAAGTCCTTCTGGAAAGACAGGAAAGAGAACTCTAGCTTTTTTAATATCCACAGTTAAAATTTGTGGTGGTTTTGCAATACGAATGCCCTTCGTATTATTTCCGATGTATGAAGAAACAAATACTTTCCAAGTACTTAAGCACATGCATTAAATATGGCTATCACAGAAGCAGAAGAGATATGGATTACGCTTACAATGAAAGGTCTGGGAAATAATTTAGTAGCAAAAtggaattactgtattttaaatgtaaaactcGGGTCTTAAAAATAAGAGTATACTACATGAAACGTTGCATTTCAAACCAACCCGggctgtgtatttatttatttttttaagatgcttgtAGTAATCTAACTGCTAAAAATGCAGCTGTTCTGCTGTAGCAAAACCAGTGTAACTCTGTCACCTACAGATGTGCTGGGATCGGCGCGTAGGTAGATGCAGACTAACTGtctgcctggctgctgctttgTGAGACAGCCTGAGTTTTAAGGTCCTCACCTTTGATGTGGATAGCAATCTTTCCAATTTTCGTGAAACAGAGAGGTTGTGAGAACTTCATGTCAGTGAGCTCGTTACCCTTGtgcgaaaaaaaaaatagctgtaattTGATCAGTGGGTTGAAAAACTATTTGTGAGGGCACCCACACCCTGTTAAGCCTGTGTCTGTGCCTAAGGTTGTGCTCTAGCTGGCTGATTGTGGGTCCTTTGAGGTAGCCTCATTTGGGCCATGATGTTATCCTTAGGTTAAATCTTGAAGCCCTTGGAGAGCCCTGGGTCAGCCCTCTTCAAAGGGGGAGATGTGCCTTCTCTGTGTTTTTGGGGGAGTCCTGGCAAGCCAGGCAGAAACTGTGCCAGGGTGGGAGAGCCTGAGGAGGGATGAGGAACGGTTTCCAAAACTTGTGTGCATTGGTTCTAATGGCAACTGGAGTGCTTTAAACCTTTTTTGGAAGAAAGTAACAGCTCCTGTGGTCGATCTACAGGTGTGTGAGAGTGCATGCCCCTGACCGAAGCAATTAGCAGTGAGAAGTTCCTTGAGCAATTGGGACCTTTTACAACCCAGAAGGGAGGGATCAGGGTTACTAACCCATCCCTAAAACCTGACCTGACCCTCATGGTCCTGGCCAGCCTTCTTGCAAAACTTAAAATTTGATTGTTTCAGGGTGGTTTCCCGTATATCCAAATTCAGAAGGGTTTTTGAATTACTATCATGTTACACAGATGAATTTTAAATATCTCGCATGGATGGTGTAGACTGAaccttttatttatattttgccaAACAGTGCTATATTGTCATcctattttttaaatgagaagctGAATATTCATGGGAAGCTGGGCTGTGTACTAAGCATTTTGGGGTCAACCGTCATGGTTATTCATgcccctgaggaggaggaggtcaccTCGCTGGACGAGATGGAAAGCAAGCTGCAAGATCCAGGTCTGTATGCAATCGTAGTGAACTTGTGCTACAGTTCATAGAGAAGCGTTCAGGATGCTGAATAACTTTTAGCATGTACTTGGACATAGTCTGGTATTTTCTCTCACGTCCATTActgttcttcctcttcctgtttcTTACAGTGTTTGTTACGTTTGCGGTCCTCCTAACAGTTGTTGCCCTTGTGCTGATTTTTATCGTGGCTCCAAGGAAAGGTCAGACAAATATACTGATCTACATTTTAATTTGCTCACTCATTGGTGCCTTCTCTGTCTCGTCTGTGAAAGGCCTGGGCATTGCCATTAAAGAATTGCTGCAGTGGAAGCCGGTTTATCGACGTCCATTGGTTTACGTTTTGGTGGGCATCTTGGTGCTCTCAGTCAGCACTCAGATCAACTATCTCAACAAAGCCTTGGACGTGTTCAATACATCTCTAGTGACACCTATTTATTACGTGTGTTTCACCACGACAGTTGTGACGTGCTCCATCATCCTATTCAAGGAGTGGAGTAGTATGGACCTGGGTGATATCATTGGAACCCTGAGTGGATTCTGCAGTATCATCATAGGCATTTTTCTATTGCACGCTTTCAAAAATACTGATATCACCTGGCGCCAGCTGATGTCTGCTGTTGCCAAAGAACCATCATTACCACACCGTGAATGCGAAACCTGTCACACTTTACTGGAGAGCATGGAAGACCCAGCTTTGGCATACGAGGAGGAGAATGTTGCATTCAGTTAATGAAACTCTAAAGTGGTGTTCATCATCGAAGCGTCATGAATTGCAGACGCAGCCCACCTGTGTCTACCAGAATGCTGCTCTTTTCTGCAATCCTCTGGACAACTGTCTGTAAGGCCAGTTAAGTGTGGGCCACTTCTCTGTGCCAGCTGTTGGTAGTAATGAATGAAAATGCTCAGTAATTAACATGAGAGACGGAAACCTGGTGGTGATTGTATGTCAGGCAATGAACAACCttgtccttttttgttttttttatgcaGCATCTCCTATTGGAGAATTTTGGGAGAAAATATTGGCCTTTGTAAGCTATATTTACAAAGGACCATTTTGCCATCGTGATAAAAGGTAATCCTTACTGAAGTGACAAGCGCTCTGCTCTTATCTTCGTGATGGCCTTAGTATTTCAggctttctttgtatttttatagTTTATTGCCAAGCAAACTTGTAGATA encodes:
- the NIPAL1 gene encoding magnesium transporter NIPA3 isoform X1 → MEKSKQSEDGAPPEPCLVHESLVLLFLLPGAVLSFTCHDSCQAWCQIINVSESRSSLLASMDGTLNETNWSISTSAGSKYRLYVGLALAISSSIFIGSSFILKKKGLLKLAEKGVPRAGQGGYSYLKEWLWWAGLLSMGLGEAANFAAYAFAPATLVTPLGALSVLISAILSSYFLNEKLNIHGKLGCVLSILGSTVMVIHAPEEEEVTSLDEMESKLQDPVFVTFAVLLTVVALVLIFIVAPRKGQTNILIYILICSLIGAFSVSSVKGLGIAIKELLQWKPVYRRPLVYVLVGILVLSVSTQINYLNKALDVFNTSLVTPIYYVCFTTTVVTCSIILFKEWSSMDLGDIIGTLSGFCSIIIGIFLLHAFKNTDITWRQLMSAVAKEPSLPHRECETCHTLLESMEDPALAYEEENVAFS
- the NIPAL1 gene encoding magnesium transporter NIPA3 isoform X2 — encoded protein: MGQREALPARSSCRTGAVLSFTCHDSCQAWCQIINVSESRSSLLASMDGTLNETNWSISTSAGSKYRLYVGLALAISSSIFIGSSFILKKKGLLKLAEKGVPRAGQGGYSYLKEWLWWAGLLSMGLGEAANFAAYAFAPATLVTPLGALSVLISAILSSYFLNEKLNIHGKLGCVLSILGSTVMVIHAPEEEEVTSLDEMESKLQDPVFVTFAVLLTVVALVLIFIVAPRKGQTNILIYILICSLIGAFSVSSVKGLGIAIKELLQWKPVYRRPLVYVLVGILVLSVSTQINYLNKALDVFNTSLVTPIYYVCFTTTVVTCSIILFKEWSSMDLGDIIGTLSGFCSIIIGIFLLHAFKNTDITWRQLMSAVAKEPSLPHRECETCHTLLESMEDPALAYEEENVAFS